A single region of the Acinetobacter sp. WCHA45 genome encodes:
- a CDS encoding TIGR04219 family outer membrane beta-barrel protein yields the protein MKILKISILALGTSLCDLAQADVIGVKADASYWSYDGKNQVQPNNTTSLSNQTGVDNLLLDPYANSREYNLDRKGSAQISLAFEHPIPLIPNAKIRYVNLKSQTENEVAGQPVYDLNIDHTDFILYYEILDTIVNADIGLGATSLNGDVKTLGLSKTDIDKTVPVIYGSAGVKLPFTGLSAKAELLYSNFNDTKITDAQAELQYNFIDNLLVDVGLKAGYRILDIKLDDYEKNDLKFNFKGPYIGLDVHF from the coding sequence ATGAAAATATTAAAAATATCAATCTTAGCTTTAGGGACAAGTCTGTGTGATCTAGCACAAGCAGATGTAATTGGCGTGAAAGCAGATGCAAGCTATTGGTCTTATGATGGTAAGAATCAAGTTCAACCCAATAATACAACGTCTTTATCCAACCAAACTGGCGTAGATAATCTTCTATTGGATCCTTACGCAAACTCTCGAGAATATAATTTAGACCGTAAAGGCTCAGCTCAAATTTCGCTTGCATTTGAGCACCCGATTCCACTCATTCCAAATGCAAAAATTCGCTATGTGAATTTAAAATCACAAACTGAAAATGAAGTTGCAGGTCAGCCAGTTTATGACTTGAACATAGACCATACCGATTTCATTTTATATTATGAAATCTTGGATACTATCGTAAATGCAGATATTGGTTTAGGCGCAACCAGTTTAAATGGTGATGTTAAAACACTCGGTTTAAGCAAAACAGACATCGATAAAACTGTTCCTGTGATCTATGGATCGGCGGGTGTAAAACTGCCGTTTACTGGTCTAAGTGCCAAAGCAGAACTCTTATATAGCAACTTTAATGATACTAAAATTACCGATGCGCAAGCAGAATTACAATATAACTTTATTGATAATCTGTTGGTCGATGTTGGCTTGAAAGCTGGCTACCGTATCTTAGACATTAAATTAGATGACTACGAAAAAAACGATCTTAAATTTAATTTTAAAGGTCCTTATATCGGTTTAGATGTTCATTTCTAA
- a CDS encoding IS5-like element ISAba10 family transposase: MNTESKSRYKTTNWSEYNQALRQRGAFTIWFDPQMQWSATPTGKKGRQPTYTDIAIQFALTIRNLFQLALRQTQGFIQSLFQMAHLDWNVPDFSTLSRRADKLQPLLHKSAKNPQEDLHILVDSTGIKVTGDGEWVRKKHGVNQHRQWLKLHLATDANSGEIQAVEVTTCQYGDAEMLQPLLDQIDEPIASVRADGAYDTVNCYDAILKRQANVIIPPRSNAALWAENEIGKARNHAVQGCWDKGQKQWKRDIGYHRRSRIETKMFALKRLGQGVSSRCFNRQVVDLQIRVDILNKFTQLGTAKTVAVA, translated from the coding sequence ATGAATACAGAATCAAAAAGCCGATACAAAACAACGAACTGGTCTGAGTACAATCAGGCTTTACGTCAACGGGGTGCTTTCACCATTTGGTTTGATCCCCAAATGCAATGGTCTGCAACACCTACTGGAAAAAAAGGACGTCAACCTACCTACACTGATATAGCAATTCAATTTGCCCTGACGATACGAAACCTGTTCCAACTGGCTTTACGCCAAACACAAGGTTTCATTCAAAGCCTTTTTCAAATGGCTCACCTCGACTGGAATGTTCCAGACTTCTCAACATTGAGTCGGCGAGCAGATAAGCTCCAGCCACTTCTACATAAATCAGCAAAAAATCCACAGGAAGACTTGCATATTTTAGTTGATAGCACAGGGATCAAAGTTACAGGTGATGGGGAATGGGTGCGTAAAAAACATGGCGTAAACCAACATCGTCAATGGCTGAAATTACATCTTGCGACAGATGCAAACAGTGGAGAAATACAAGCGGTTGAAGTCACGACCTGCCAATATGGTGATGCTGAAATGCTCCAACCTCTTTTAGATCAAATTGATGAACCCATTGCATCTGTCAGGGCTGATGGTGCTTATGACACAGTGAATTGTTATGATGCGATTTTGAAACGGCAAGCAAATGTAATTATCCCTCCTCGTTCCAATGCTGCTTTATGGGCAGAAAATGAAATTGGTAAAGCAAGGAATCATGCAGTACAAGGCTGTTGGGACAAGGGTCAAAAGCAGTGGAAACGAGATATTGGTTATCATCGACGATCCCGAATAGAGACTAAAATGTTTGCCTTGAAACGACTTGGACAAGGTGTATCTAGTCGATGCTTTAATCGTCAGGTGGTTGACTTGCAAATAAGAGTCGATATTTTGAATAAATTTACTCAACTTGGTACAGCTAAAACGGTGGCTGTTGCATAA
- a CDS encoding ankyrin repeat domain-containing protein gives MKLNSFSPLPEDDEELHLPELVYWASLGDVEQVEQLLVEGIDPNQTDDEGYSALQAAAENDHLAVVKLLVSKGANVAYKGEYTALQLAEMAENTDVVVYLKTL, from the coding sequence ATGAAACTCAACTCTTTTTCTCCACTGCCTGAAGATGATGAAGAATTGCATCTCCCTGAGCTAGTGTATTGGGCATCCCTTGGTGATGTGGAACAAGTCGAGCAATTATTGGTAGAGGGAATAGATCCAAACCAGACCGATGATGAAGGTTATAGCGCGCTTCAAGCTGCTGCCGAGAATGATCATTTAGCTGTCGTGAAGCTACTGGTGAGCAAAGGGGCTAATGTCGCTTATAAAGGTGAATACACCGCCTTACAGCTTGCTGAAATGGCAGAAAATACCGATGTGGTTGTCTATCTAAAAACTCTTTAA